The following coding sequences are from one Ooceraea biroi isolate clonal line C1 chromosome 5, Obir_v5.4, whole genome shotgun sequence window:
- the LOC105280965 gene encoding uncharacterized protein LOC105280965 produces MCAAVHHASLVAGKSLGRALRENGSGDDMRSILVTGCNRGLGLGLVKRLTKLPTPPDIFATCRDANKATELRALAEKSSNVHIIEIDLTDTDSYNQIVDVVSKEVKDTGLNVLFNNAGISSKFTRLGLVKKKQITDAFLINTVAPIMLTKALLPLLKTAAKNTEDKTGLSVKRAAVINMTSILGSIAENTEGGFYPYRCSKAALNAATKSMSIDLRADGILVACLHPGWVRTDLGGSNAPMEVDTSVRHILDTLDSLTEEHNGRFLQYDGKLLPW; encoded by the exons ATGTGCGCTGCAGTCCACCACGCGTCGCTGGTGGCCGGAAAGTCGCTGGGGCGTGCGCTCCGAGAGAACGGAAGCGGTGACGACATGAGGTCGATCCTCGTGACCGGTTGCAATCGCGGCCTGGGCCTGGGTCTGGTGAAGCGCCTAACCAAGCTGCCGACGCCGCCCGACATCTTCGCGACTTGCCGCGATGCGAACAAGGCGACG GAATTGCGTGCCCTTGCCGAGAAATCGTCAAATGTGCACATCATCGAGATAG aTTTAACCGACACTGATAGCTACAATCAAATCGTAGACGTGGTCAGTAAAGAAGTAAAGGATACCGGTCTCAATGTTCTCTTCAACAACGCCGGTATCTCCAGCAAATTTACGCGTCTCGGCCTCGTGAAGAAGAAGCAGATTACGGACGCTTTTCTCATAAATACCGTGGCGCCCATTATGCTGACAAAA GCTCTGCTGCCGCTATTAAAGACGGCTGCGAAAAACACCGAGGATAAAACAGGACTGAGCGTGAAGAGAGCGGCGGTCATCAATATGACTTCCATTCTGGGCAGCATCGCCGAAAATACCGAAGGCGGCTTTTATCCCTACAGATGCAGCAAA GCGGCACTTAATGCGGCGACTAAATCGATGAGCATCGACCTGAGGGCAGATGGGATTTTGGTAGCGTGTCTGCATCCTGGATGGGTACGCACCGACTTGGGTGGCAGTAACGCACCGATGGAAGTCGACACCAGTGTTAGGCACATTTTGGACACGTTAGACTCGTTGACGGAAGAACATAACGGTCGCTTCTTGCAATACGACGGTAAACTGCTGCCCTGGTAA
- the LOC105280966 gene encoding B-cell CLL/lymphoma 7 protein family member B produces MMSRSVRAETRSRAKDDIKRVMQVVDKVRHWEKKWVTIGETTMKIYKWVPIATLDQKKKGKTVSDKENGLPRKGGIDSSNSNFGLTEDSNTCFSTVSDSQGLTDFSAHLGFSEDSNSQNSEPTPKRLKTD; encoded by the exons ATGATGTCGCGGTCAGTGCGCGCAGAGACTCGTAGTCGTGCCAAGGATGATATTAAGCGCGTGATGCAAGTAGTCGATAAAGTTCGCCATTG GGAAAAGAAATGGGTTACTATAGGAGAAACGACtatgaaaatatacaaatgGGTTCCTATCGCGACACTTGATCag aagaagaaaggaaagacaGTTTCCGATAAAGAGAACGGATTACCAAGAAAAGGAGGAATAGACTCgtcaaattcaaattttggATTGACAGAAGATTCTAACACGT GTTTTTCAACTGTTAGCGATTCACAAGGACTGACGGATTTCTCTGCACATTTGGGCTTCTCGGAGGATTCGAACTCGCAAAACAGTGAACCCACACCCAAGAGATTAAAGACTGACTAA
- the LOC105280962 gene encoding UPF0545 protein C22orf39 homolog, which translates to MSEKKEEALRPNEWMIRPCMIYKGEYDDCCSIRARFNQYFIFGETLDCKQWDIDYRNCYQWQKYKSEEAFDELIKSEKKRRMERLLPHYQNDVWQKREEPPENWNAPLPEWMQKEFDNSYLHIRNREAKENREVSALDTRCTIL; encoded by the exons ATGagcgaaaagaaagaagaagcacTACGGCCAAATGAGTGGATG ATAAGGCCATGCATGATCTACAAGGGCGAGTACGATGACTGTTGCAGCATAAGGGCTCGCTTCAATCAATACTTCATATTCGGTGAAACGCTCGATTGTAAACAGTGGGATATCGATTACCGCAACTGTTATCAATGGCAGAAATACAAGTCGGAGGAAGCATTC GACGAGCTGATCAAAAGCGAGAAAAAGCGTAGAATGGAGCGATTACTGCCGCATTATCAGAACGACGTATGGCAGAAGAGGGAGGAACCGCCAGAGAACTGGAACGCACCCTTACCCGAGTGGATGCAGAAGGAATTCGACAACTCGTACCTACACATAAGGAATCGAGAAGCGAAGGAGAACAGGGAGGTCTCCGCTCTCGACACAAGGTGCACCATTTTGTAA